CCGCCACAGCCACCACCGTCTTTTTCTTAGCCAAGCCGAAAGTACCCAAGTTTCGGCTTGTTAGCTTAACAGCTTtacaaatcaaattcaaaaaccCGACCCATCAGGAACACAATGACAAAGCTAAGTTTCCTCGGCTTGACGCCGACCTAATCTTGACCGTCCACGTCACCAACCCTAACATCTTACCCGTTCGTTACTCCGACACTTCACTATCCATTTACTACGACGGGTCTCTTTTGGGATCCGCCCATGTTCCTGCCGGATCCCAACCACCCAACTCATGTCAGCTGCTCCGGCTTCAAGCCCGGCTTAATGGGCAGGAGCTGGCCCAACATGCTAAACGGTTTATTGGGGATGTGACTAAAAGAAAGATGGTCATTGGTGCTGAAGTGGATATTTGTGGTTGGGCTAACACTATATTGTGGGGCCCGAGATTCAAGGTCCACGTGGATAGCCGTATTGTCGTTGATCCTGTTCTGCTTGATGTTATTGATCAAGATAATGAGTCTACTTTGCAACTCTTTGTAAAGTGATGTTTGGTGTTTTTGTGATGGACTTGGACTAGTTGTTGGTTTGATCCATTTATTTGGCCCGTTTATATGTGGAAATGTAAGTGTGTAATAGATATTTGATCAATAAtgtattatcatattttaaccCACTATTCTTTTAAAAGACTGTCTTTCAGTGGgacatttttaaaataaatagatcttatttatttttttatataaaaatatattagttagggtctcatacaataatttgtgtatCTCAAGTAAAGAGAAGTAATACATTTAATACAAATTAGTTTAGTAATCGTGTCATGCTTGGTTATAATTCTTTTTGTATATTGTAATTACAATTTAGTGGCACATTGTATAATTTTATCTAATGCCAAATGtttctaaataaatataaatttaaatcattttaaaacaaGAATTAAACAATAGTTTTAATTGAAAGATGTTGTGGACTCTTATAATAAAACTTGAtaaaatgaatgaaatgatATTTATGCTTTTTAGATATCTTAAAAGAATTACGTTAAGTAGATCGCAAATAAGTTAATATGAAAAATAGTGTAGTTATTTACATTATGATTGTAGAATACTTAATTATTTATCATATAAGGTACACAATTTTAGAGGGTAAATATTTTATGATAACATGACATTTAAAAAGTAGATAAtgtaaatatgattttttttatagtttatatatattttttaatattattatttattcttaGAAAAATACATCGTTAAAACCTTATTTTGCTAAAATCATGTAAGATAAGTGTTGcgttattaatttaaaaacttaAGTGAAACCAAAATCAAGGTTAATGTAAATGAAGGATCGTGTATAATTAATTTAGGGTGTtgctaaacttcgccacccttttcattttttcgccacccctccaaatgaaattacgaatttgcccctaattttttaaaaattacaattttgccactcatttcaaattttttatttataataataataataataataataataataataataaaaaaacaacaataataaaattaaataataataattattattcaaaaaaaaaaaaaaaattgagtcgcccaaaattgggcgactaaaccatggtcgagtcgcccagatctgggcgactcgaccatggttcagtcgcccaattttgggcgactcaaatttatttttttttttttcttttttggaaaataataataataataataataatattaatactaataataataatttataaattaatgtggtctattagctcagttggttagagcctTGTACTATTAACgtgaaggtcacaggttcgagacctgcacaagccattattctaatagaccacattaatctataaattattattattattattaatattaatattattattattattattattattttccaaaaagaaaaaaaaaaaaaaaaaaaattgagtcgcccaaaattgggcgactggaccatggttcagtcgcccagatctgggcgactcgaccatggttcagtcgcccaattttgggcgactcaactttttttttttttttttgaataataattattattatttaattttattattgttgtttttattattattattattattattattattattattactgttattattattattaattttattcattattattatttaattttattattgttattattattattattattattattattataaataagaaatttgtaaggagtggcatttttataattttttaaactacaggagtaaatatgtaattttagGGGGGAGGGGGGGTGGCGAACTTTAGGGATTGGgttaatttattttcatcgtTACATTATTTTAACATGTTTATTGACTGTAATAAACACAATTTGCAAAGAATacagtcaaaataaaaaaggaaaatgtatTTCAATCATAGTTATTAGACCTAGTGTTTTCAAAAATGTTAAACAATACGCATAATAGATTGAAAGCTGGCCGGTGTAATCATTCTAATCAAAATTACTTGATTTACAAGGTCTTTAGCTTACGATTTTTATCATTTGTTAAggcaataaatttattttcatgttaATTACAGGATTTAAATTGATTGCAATAAACAATttatatttaatgtattaataATGTAATAAATGTTTTTCAAATAAACTACAAATTTTTGAAGTAAAAAAGGTAAAGGTAAAGGACACTTCCAGTATCCCGCACAAGACAGGGTTCGGGTgggaggtttttttttttttttttttctgaaagatgcggacaaatcatacccgTTCCCCCAAGGAAggagtaaagagagatgcgcgcagtcaagaaacccccaATTAATACTTGTGCTTAGTAAGAGTCGAACCTCAAATCTTCTGCTCCACATGGAGATGCTCAATCCATCGAagtaagtattttattaaaaacttACTACAAGAAATAATAAGAttctaatgattttttaaaaattcttataCTTGTAGATAACATATTAAGTTAacgcaaattcttgtatgagatgatTTTGCCATGAGAGATACCTTATACTTGGATTAACATAAAATTATCACGTCAAAACTTTACAACCAATAATATTGTTGCATTTGACAAAGGCCTATACAACTGtcaattattattttacatcaaaattattaaattgtaaaaaagtataaaaattatttaagctTATCTAATAGTGAGACGTTGCAATAACAAAATTCACTAATTCTtgaaatgatcaattataattttaatataatcaatttttatagtcttagagagATTACTCATAAacttaaaacgattacttataatcttaaagtaatcaattgaagaaatagGCTATTATATGAACCCGTTTcgtggtgagacggtctcatacaagacaagtcaaaaaaattagtgtttaaatAAGAAGGGAAACAAGACTCCCATTGAAGGGCTACGACCCAGCTTTTGAATGGAGCTTTGAGGTTCAAAAGCCCAAATTCCTTAGGATCAAATAGAAAAGCCCAAGTATCATGAAACCCTAATCTGTAGGTTAACCCCCAATTTTGGTCTGGAAACCCTAAACACAACTATATATTCATTTCACTCCTCATCATCCATCTCAAGTCTCTTCTCGCTAAAAGGAGAATTTACGCCCCTATTTCTTCCGCCATTACTTCATCCTTGACGTTTTTTTCACCACAAGTTTTTCttagtttaatctttttttttttcctgaattTTCGAATAATTTTAAAGCCTCTTAATGATGATCAAAACATAACTTTCGTTCTTCCGAGATGTTCCTATGCGGAAATACTTTTTGGAGACCTGAACTGAAAGAGGCATTTTTTTCATCTTTAAATTCAAATGGTAAATTACACTTTGTActgtaacaatttttttttgtttattaaaatttatatttcatttttctaatatattttaCAGTTGATCTTACGGATCATTTGAATACACTTATTGATACATTGATTTTATCTGGCCTCTAATGATTatcaaatcaataatttatgttatttattttttcatcgtaattttttaatcttctttAATAATATTTGGAGGCTTGTCAATTAGAATTGTTGGTAAGCGATCTGAGACATTTactggaattttattttttcggCCTAATAACTTAAATAGATCCGTCTGTATGTTTTTTTAcagattttataataataaacattaatTATTCTATTGTTGATTTATGTAAATAATAATTTCGATCTAGT
The Amaranthus tricolor cultivar Red isolate AtriRed21 chromosome 11, ASM2621246v1, whole genome shotgun sequence DNA segment above includes these coding regions:
- the LOC130827103 gene encoding uncharacterized protein LOC130827103, translated to MGKKFNWSWSSALIGATAATATTVFFLAKPKVPKFRLVSLTALQIKFKNPTHQEHNDKAKFPRLDADLILTVHVTNPNILPVRYSDTSLSIYYDGSLLGSAHVPAGSQPPNSCQLLRLQARLNGQELAQHAKRFIGDVTKRKMVIGAEVDICGWANTILWGPRFKVHVDSRIVVDPVLLDVIDQDNESTLQLFVK